From a region of the Pirellulales bacterium genome:
- a CDS encoding Gfo/Idh/MocA family oxidoreductase, translating into MSQQKASRRDFLRKSAAAGALVAAPWVIPARALGREGKIAPSETINLGVIGIGPRCTYDLKAMLGLTDVRCLAIADVQASRREAGKKLVDEHYGNQDLKLYRDFRELLDRKDIDAVLIATGDRWHGPASMLAAEAGKDVYSEKPCGLTIGLCQQLADTIKRTGRVFQAGTQRRSVPNFQQAVELAHSGKLGKVRTLYASVYTPSLDNAWLAGEPTPAREVVDWNLWLGPAPWRPFNSQYVAGRWRGYWDFDSGAKLLDWGAHTVDLCQWANKADDTMPIEFEPHDNGITAQYANGVKLVLDFLKTPFGERPGWVQHLGTCPVRFVGDEGSVETGDSGEIEVSSAALKSELNAPGKKKVVGLDVSAHARNFFDCVRSRDLPAANAQVMRRSHIACHAAALAWILKRPLKLDPVKEEFVNDDEANRLRTRAARAWS; encoded by the coding sequence ATGAGCCAGCAAAAAGCATCGCGTCGCGATTTTCTCCGCAAGTCTGCCGCCGCCGGCGCGCTGGTGGCCGCGCCGTGGGTCATTCCCGCCCGTGCCTTGGGCCGCGAGGGAAAGATCGCCCCCAGCGAAACCATCAACCTGGGCGTGATCGGCATCGGTCCGCGATGCACGTACGATCTGAAGGCCATGCTCGGCCTGACCGACGTGCGGTGCCTGGCCATCGCCGACGTGCAGGCCAGCCGCCGCGAGGCCGGCAAGAAGCTGGTCGATGAACACTACGGCAACCAGGACCTCAAGCTCTATCGCGATTTTCGCGAGTTGCTCGACCGCAAAGACATCGACGCCGTGCTGATCGCCACCGGTGACCGCTGGCACGGCCCGGCCTCAATGCTGGCCGCCGAGGCAGGCAAAGACGTCTACAGCGAAAAGCCGTGCGGCCTGACCATCGGCCTCTGCCAGCAGCTTGCCGACACAATCAAGCGCACGGGCCGGGTGTTTCAAGCCGGCACGCAACGGCGGAGCGTGCCGAACTTTCAGCAGGCGGTCGAGCTGGCCCATAGCGGCAAGCTGGGCAAGGTCCGCACGCTTTATGCCTCGGTCTACACGCCGTCGCTCGACAACGCCTGGCTCGCCGGCGAGCCGACGCCGGCCCGCGAAGTGGTCGATTGGAACCTCTGGCTCGGCCCGGCCCCCTGGCGGCCGTTCAACAGCCAATATGTGGCGGGCAGGTGGCGCGGCTACTGGGACTTCGATTCGGGGGCCAAGCTGTTGGACTGGGGCGCCCACACCGTCGACCTATGCCAATGGGCGAACAAGGCCGACGACACGATGCCGATCGAATTCGAGCCCCACGACAACGGCATCACGGCCCAGTATGCCAACGGGGTGAAGTTGGTGCTCGATTTCCTCAAGACGCCGTTCGGTGAACGTCCGGGCTGGGTGCAGCACTTGGGCACGTGCCCTGTGCGGTTCGTCGGCGACGAGGGGTCGGTCGAGACGGGCGACAGCGGCGAGATTGAAGTCTCTTCGGCGGCCTTGAAAAGCGAACTGAACGCGCCGGGAAAGAAGAAAGTGGTGGGGCTCGACGTTTCGGCGCATGCCAGAAACTTCTTTGATTGCGTCCGCTCGCGCGACCTGCCGGCGGCGAATGCCCAGGTGATGCGGCGTTCGCACATTGCCTGCCATGCCGCGGCGCTCGCCTGGATCTTGAAGCGTCCGCTGAAGCTCGACCCCGTCAAGGAAGAGTTCGTCAACGACGACGAAGCCAACCGGCTGCGGACGCGGGCGGCACGCGCGTGGAGTTGA